From the genome of Vicia villosa cultivar HV-30 ecotype Madison, WI linkage group LG2, Vvil1.0, whole genome shotgun sequence, one region includes:
- the LOC131648020 gene encoding uncharacterized protein LOC131648020: MSAAATKAWVVASSIGAVEALKDQLGVCRWNYAFRSLHQHAKNNIRSYTQAKKLSSSASSAVSNKVKRTKEESMKKVLELNCWGPSTARF, encoded by the coding sequence ATGAGTGCAGCTGCAACAAAAGCTTGGGTAGTAGCATCAAGCATAGGAGCAGTGGAAGCCTTAAAAGACCAACTTGGTGTATGCAGGTGGAACTATGCTTTTAGATCACTTCATCAACATGCTAAGAACAATATCAGATCATACACTCAGGCTAAGAAATtgtcatcttctgcttcttctgctgTTTCCAACAAGGTGAAAAGAACCAAAGAAGAATCTATGAAGAAAGTCTTGGAGTTGAATTGTTGGGGTCCTAGCACTGCAAGGTTTTGA